The following proteins are co-located in the Leptolyngbya sp. 'hensonii' genome:
- a CDS encoding phosphonate ABC transporter ATP-binding protein — protein sequence MVAPILELKQVSQQFGSFQALSGINLQINPGDRVALIGPSGAGKSTLIRLLNGTLLPSQGEVWALGRNLSSLPPRRLRQVQQQMGTIYQQFHLVDNLAVVHNVNAGHLGRWSFCKALASLIWPLETEAAAAALARVGIPEKLFVRTDRLSGGQQQRVALARVLIQNPAVILADEPISNLDPELSREVMDLLRELSQEAGRTLVASLHAVEFACSHFQRLIGLRQGRVCFDVPSDRVSPDMIADLYRMEA from the coding sequence ATGGTGGCACCCATTCTGGAATTGAAACAGGTTAGTCAACAATTTGGTTCCTTTCAGGCCCTGTCGGGGATTAATCTCCAGATTAATCCGGGCGATCGGGTGGCTCTGATTGGTCCCAGCGGTGCGGGCAAAAGTACCCTGATTCGGCTCCTGAACGGCACCCTGCTCCCCAGTCAGGGGGAAGTCTGGGCATTGGGACGCAACTTGAGCTCCCTCCCTCCCCGTCGCTTACGGCAGGTGCAGCAGCAGATGGGAACGATCTACCAGCAGTTTCATCTGGTGGATAATCTGGCAGTCGTTCACAATGTCAATGCGGGCCATTTAGGCCGATGGTCTTTCTGCAAGGCGCTGGCATCCCTGATCTGGCCGCTAGAGACAGAAGCAGCGGCAGCAGCCCTGGCGCGGGTCGGCATTCCTGAAAAGCTGTTTGTTCGCACCGATCGACTGTCCGGTGGGCAGCAACAGCGGGTTGCCCTGGCGCGGGTGCTAATCCAGAATCCAGCGGTGATCCTGGCGGATGAACCAATCTCTAACCTGGATCCTGAGCTGAGTCGGGAGGTGATGGACTTGCTCCGAGAGTTGAGCCAGGAGGCAGGCCGTACCCTGGTTGCCAGTTTGCATGCGGTGGAGTTTGCCTGTAGTCATTTCCAGCGGCTCATTGGTCTGCGTCAGGGTCGGGTCTGTTTTGATGTCCCCTCCGATCGGGTGTCGCCGGATATGATTGCTGATTTGTATCGGATGGAGGCGTGA